The Leptospira paudalimensis region TTTAACCAGACGTTTAGTCGGCTTGAAACTAATGATTTTATCAAATCCGCGTTTCACTTCAAATTTTAAATACGGAACAGATGTTTCTTTTGGAGGGATGAGGCTCATTGCTCTTTCAGACAATGCTGTGATGGTTAAACTTGGGTTCACACCTAAGTTCACAGTCAACATGGATGCATCGCAAACACGTAGGTTCTCATAACCAAACACTTTATTTTCCAAATCAATCACACCTTTTTCAGGGGTTTCTGCCACGATACACCCACCCATGATGTGCCCTGTGACAGGAGCAGACAATAATGTTTCGTTGAGTGAACTTCTGGGAATCCCTCCAACAATCTCAGCCAATTTGCGAGTGAAAGCATTCGCAATTGGAATGTAGGTCGGTGTTGGTTCGCCAGTGGATAGAGCCGATGTGATGGTCCTCTGGAAAGGCCAAATGAAACGACGTTTGCGAACAAGTCGTACGCTATTGTCCACAGTTTGCATGACAAGTAAGATAATTGAATTTTTTGCAAATCCAAATGGATTGTGAGCTTTGAGAAAGTAAATTGGATGGCGTAACATTGTCCAAAAAAACTTCAGTGGTCGCGGAAACTTTCCACCACCATCAGTCATCACACTGGCAAGGACACCAAAAAAATCGGAACCTTTCGAATACCGAACAGGTTCTATATGAGTATTTTCATCAGGGTGAACAGAAGAAGTGATGGCAATCCCACGCGAATAATCTGCATGATTACTGGATGGGACTGTCACTGGTAAAACTGTTTCACTATTAGTTCGAACAGTATCACCTAACTTCTCAGACAAACGAATCATTTTGTTTTCCTGTTGCATTTTGAGAAGTAAACCAACAGTTCCCATCACACCTGCAGATAGAACAACTTGTTCCGATCTAAATTTTCGTCTTGGATACCCAAACCAACCTGTTGTGCTGTTTGTTTCTAATTCGTATCCAAACTCTCCACTTGCTTCTGGATCAGGAATTCCCTTTGAATTGAGTGGGATAAGAGAGGTAACTTTGGTTTCAGGTAAAATAACAGCACCTAACTTCTCTGCTAAATATAAATAATTTTTATCGAGTGTGTTTTTAGCATTATGGCGGCAACCAACCATACACCCACCACAATAATTACAAGGATCACGATCTGGACCATCACCATCAAAAAATGGATCCTTAGGATCTTTTTTGTTACCAAAATAAATTCCAACAGGTGTTCTACGAAAGGTATCTTCTTTTCCAAATGATTTTGCAGTTTCCAACAGTAAATGGTCAGGTTCCCATAATTGAGGATTTTCAGTTACACCTAACATATGTTTTGCCACATCATAATAGGGTAATAATGCTTTTTCTCCACCCATTTTGGAATACAATGGTGAGTTTAAAACTTTACTGGAAGGAACATATAAAGTACACGCATAAACAAGTGATCCACCTCCAACTCCCGATCCACTTACGAGTAAAAAATCATTTAGTAGGTTGATCCTTTGGATTCCATAAAATCCAAGTTTTGGCATCCACAAATACTTACGTAAACTCCAGTTGGTTTTTGGAAAATCTCCAGCCTTCCATCGTTTGCCGGATTCAATGACTAAAACTTTATATCCTTTTTGAGAAAGACGATATGCAGAAACAGAACCACCAAAACCTGACCCAACTATAATCACGTCGTAATCAAATTTTTGTTCTTTTGGAATGGTTTGGTTCATGGTTCGTTTTTCCTTGTTTGTGGAGAATGAGCGAATCCGATTCTCTGATGGAATTCATTTTCTGTCAATTCGCTCTTAGGAATTCTGAAAAAACTTCTGGTCGAATCAAATCATCAGTTTTGAATCGGTTCATGCCTGAAATCAAAAAACAAATTCCTCTGCTCAACTCCGATGGAACAATTACACAAGAAGGTTGGGCACGTTCACCCTATTGGACTTATAACAGAGAAAATATTGCCGCTTCCAAGCTTAGAATTAAGGAATGGGATTATTATTCGGTTCTTTCTCCATCAAAAGAATATGGCATTACATTTACAGCATCAGACTTAGGTTATGCGGGACTTTTTGCCATTTGTTATTTAGACTTTAAAAAAGGAATCTTCAAACAAATTGATACTTTATCGGTAATGCCACTTGGCAAAACAGGATTTCCAAGAGTGAATGATAGTGGAGTTGTATCCTTCCAAGACAAAAAACTTTCCTTACGTTTTGAAACGATTCATGGCAAACGAACCTTAGAATTTGAATCCAAAGATTTTGTAGCACCTGACGGCTCCCGTGGGATCCAAGGAAAAATTGAACTGACAGAACCAAAAATGGATACAATGAACATTGCCACCTCTTGGAAGGAAAACAGAAAGGCATTCTATTATAATACGAAAATCAATTGTATGCCTGCGACAGGTAATGTAGTCGTTGGAAACCAGACTCTCACATTTGATTCCAAAACTGACTTTGGTGCTTTGGATTGGGGGAGAGGTGTTTGGACATACAAAAATCGTTGGTATTGGAGTTCCGTTTCAGCTTGGATTGATGGAAAACCGTTTGGACTCAATTTAGGGTATGGATTTTCAGACAGAACTCCTGCTTCCGAAAATGTCATTTTATATGATGGTAAAATTCACAAATTGGATGAAGTAAATTTCATCATCAATACAAAAGATTATATGGCACCTTGGAAATTTGTATCCAATAACAACCGTTTGGATCTGAATTTCCAACCCATAGTGGATCGTAATTCGTATATGAACTTTGTGGTCATTAAATCGGTACAACACCAAGTCTTTGGAAAATTTAATGGAACGGTTGTGTTGGATGATGGAAAAAAAATCAAACTAGAAAACGTAATTGGTTTTGCCGAAGATGTTCTCAATCACTACTAAAAAATAAAAGAGCGATCACAATTACTGTCATCGCTCTTTATCCTTTCTGTCTTAGAGTAATTTACTGATAGAAAACGGATCCAGTCGCTTATGCTCGTTTTTTCAGTTTGTAATACGCAGAAAAACTAGCTGGGATAAAGATCAAGGAGCCAAAAGTTCCGAACCCTAATCCCCAAGCCAGTGACAATGTCATCGGGATGAGGAGTGGGTCTGATCCTCCAATCGCATACGCTGTCGGAATCATCCCTGCCATCGTTGTCATCGTTGTAACAAGGATGGGCCTAAACCGTTCCGATGATGCTGTGATGAGCGATTCCAAAAGTCCCTCTCCTTTGGATTGAAATTCTTCAATCGTATCCACTAACACAATCGAGGCGTTAACAATCACACCAGCAAGACCGATGATACCAATCATTGCAAGAAAACTGAGAGCCTTACCAGAAATCAAAAATCCAAATACAACACCCACAAATCCGAGAGGGATCGATAATAAGATCAACACAGGTTTTTTGATACTATTAAAGATAATTGCAAGGATTGCAAAAATTCCAAAAAAAGCTAACACACCTGCAACTAACAAAGAAACCATTGACTTGGCAGTTTCTTCTTGTTCACCACGAAATTTGATTTTATAACCAGGGTATTTTTTCCCGATATTTCCAAACTCATCTACAATTTTTCCATTTACGATGGA contains the following coding sequences:
- a CDS encoding GMC oxidoreductase, with the translated sequence MNQTIPKEQKFDYDVIIVGSGFGGSVSAYRLSQKGYKVLVIESGKRWKAGDFPKTNWSLRKYLWMPKLGFYGIQRINLLNDFLLVSGSGVGGGSLVYACTLYVPSSKVLNSPLYSKMGGEKALLPYYDVAKHMLGVTENPQLWEPDHLLLETAKSFGKEDTFRRTPVGIYFGNKKDPKDPFFDGDGPDRDPCNYCGGCMVGCRHNAKNTLDKNYLYLAEKLGAVILPETKVTSLIPLNSKGIPDPEASGEFGYELETNSTTGWFGYPRRKFRSEQVVLSAGVMGTVGLLLKMQQENKMIRLSEKLGDTVRTNSETVLPVTVPSSNHADYSRGIAITSSVHPDENTHIEPVRYSKGSDFFGVLASVMTDGGGKFPRPLKFFWTMLRHPIYFLKAHNPFGFAKNSIILLVMQTVDNSVRLVRKRRFIWPFQRTITSALSTGEPTPTYIPIANAFTRKLAEIVGGIPRSSLNETLLSAPVTGHIMGGCIVAETPEKGVIDLENKVFGYENLRVCDASMLTVNLGVNPSLTITALSERAMSLIPPKETSVPYLKFEVKRGFDKIISFKPTKRLVKKSTRVK
- a CDS encoding DUF2804 domain-containing protein, whose translation is MSESDSLMEFIFCQFALRNSEKTSGRIKSSVLNRFMPEIKKQIPLLNSDGTITQEGWARSPYWTYNRENIAASKLRIKEWDYYSVLSPSKEYGITFTASDLGYAGLFAICYLDFKKGIFKQIDTLSVMPLGKTGFPRVNDSGVVSFQDKKLSLRFETIHGKRTLEFESKDFVAPDGSRGIQGKIELTEPKMDTMNIATSWKENRKAFYYNTKINCMPATGNVVVGNQTLTFDSKTDFGALDWGRGVWTYKNRWYWSSVSAWIDGKPFGLNLGYGFSDRTPASENVILYDGKIHKLDEVNFIINTKDYMAPWKFVSNNNRLDLNFQPIVDRNSYMNFVVIKSVQHQVFGKFNGTVVLDDGKKIKLENVIGFAEDVLNHY